CTGACTACCGGGGAACACTGCCGAGTCGAGTTTTTTCTCAAGTTCGGGATTGCTTCTGGCCAGGATCAGCCCTCCGCGTGGGCCGCGCAGCGTTTTGTGCGTGGTGCTGGTCACTACATCAGCGTAAGGCAGCGGATTCGGATACAACCCCGCCGCCACCAGCCCCGCCACGTGTGCCATATCAACCATCAGCAACGCCCCGACTTTATCGGCAATGGCCCGAAAGCGTGGGAAGTCCAACGTGCGTGAATACGCCGAGAAACCCGCGACGATCATACGGGGTTGATGCTCGACGGCCAGGCGCTCGACTTCGTCATAGTCAATCAATCCGCCAGCATCAGTGCCGTACTGTACGGCGTGGTAGAGCTTGCCGGAAGCTGACACCTTGGCACCGTGAGTCAAGTGGCCGCCATGCGCAAGGCTCATACCAAGCAACGTGTCGCCAGGCTTCAATAGTGCAAGGTAAACGGCACTGTTGGCCGACGAGCCTGAGTGTGGCTGGACGTTGGCATAATCCGCACCGAACAGCTGTTTAGCCCGATCAATCGCCATTTGTTCGATGACATCGACGTGGGCGCAACCACCGTAGTAGCGCTTCCCGGGATAGCCTTCAGCGTACTTGTTGGTCAACAAGGTGCCTTGCGCCTGCATCACCTGCGGGCTGGCATAGTTCTCCGAAGCAATCAGCTCAATGTGTCGCTCCTGACGTCGGGACTCGTCGGTAATAGCGGCGGCCAATGTTGGATCGAAATCAGCGAGGGACAGGCTTTTCTGGAACATGAATTTTCCTTGAACAATGTTTTAAGGCTGATCAGGGTGGTCAGACGAGAAAATCTTCCACCAGTTTTACCCAGCAATCGGCGCCCAACCGGATCAGCTCATCATTGAAGTCGTAGTGCGGGTTGTGCACGGAGCAGC
The sequence above is drawn from the Pseudomonas sp. FP2196 genome and encodes:
- the glyA gene encoding serine hydroxymethyltransferase codes for the protein MFQKSLSLADFDPTLAAAITDESRRQERHIELIASENYASPQVMQAQGTLLTNKYAEGYPGKRYYGGCAHVDVIEQMAIDRAKQLFGADYANVQPHSGSSANSAVYLALLKPGDTLLGMSLAHGGHLTHGAKVSASGKLYHAVQYGTDAGGLIDYDEVERLAVEHQPRMIVAGFSAYSRTLDFPRFRAIADKVGALLMVDMAHVAGLVAAGLYPNPLPYADVVTSTTHKTLRGPRGGLILARSNPELEKKLDSAVFPGSQGGPLMQVIAAKAVCFKEAALPAFKTYQASVIENAQVMAQTFIQRGYDVVSGGTDNHLFLLSLIRQGITGKDADAALERCGITVNKNAVPNDPQSPFVTSGLRIGTAAVTTRGFTGEECRALASWICDVLDHLGDADVEAHVARQVAQLCQRFPVYQSTCD